The Fibrobacter sp. genomic sequence CCCTCGGTAGTCGATTCATAATCCATGGTGGCCTTGTCTGTCTCTACCTCACAAAGCAAATCACCGACACCGAACTCCTCCCCCTCCTTTTTATGCCAGGAAGTGATTGTACCA encodes the following:
- a CDS encoding 2-oxo acid dehydrogenase subunit E2, with translation MAETLVMLALSPTMETGTITSWHKKEGEEFGVGDLLCEVETDKATMDYESTTEG